The Haliotis asinina isolate JCU_RB_2024 chromosome 2, JCU_Hal_asi_v2, whole genome shotgun sequence genomic interval TTTCGTTTTCCAAATGAGTTCAAGTTGTTTACCCGTTTCCTTACAAATTATTGTGCAAGGACTCTCCATCGCCAAGGTATCAAAATTCAACACTTCTGTGtaggttatctccccttgaccaCAGAATTTGATATTGACCACTGTTGGTTAAAAACTATATTAGTCTTGGGTGTCTAaacttcttgttttgtttcaattttatttACTTTCCTTCATCTGTTAGACTTATTTGTCCTCACTATTAAGCTACAATGTTAGGTTATATaatgtgtttctttgttgtttaatgccgcaatCTCCCAGGTATATGTTGTCAAGtctgacaatccactgatcataatcatgagcattgatctatgtaaatgggatgacaagtgtcaaccaagtcagaagaCTGCCCACCAGATCCTGTCAGTCACTGTTTACAACAACCATGAGttcatgaagaccaattctaacctgcatcttcacCAGTGGGAGTAACTTCAATGAGAAGTTTAGCAGATCCCACTGATAAAATTGTGGCCCGTAACCTACATTCATCTAAGGTGGCACAATCGATTGTGCAGAGCTGTGTCTCATGTTTCCGCAAACAACCAATGCAGATAATGAGTATACGCTCGAATTTCAGTTCATCCCATCTGGGGTCTGTCAGCACCTTTTCTCTTCTAATGGTTTTACCCAAGGTGCTAAACATCTGAGGCCAGCATCACACATTATTATATAGTTATACCAAGGAATTTGTTGATCCTACAGTCCTACAGTTCCTCAGTACAAgctagtgaatgagtgaatatggtttaacgccacttttaataatattccagcaatatcacgacaggacaccagatatgggcttcacacatttggtGAATTGGACCTAGGTCTTCCTTACAATGAGCAAACACTAGAATACCCCACCGCTCGTCAATAAGGATAAGTCTACCAACTTATCATTCCTTCTTGATGGGTCATAATATAATCTGTCATAATTCATAAACTATCagaattttcatgtcatactttaAAGGGGATGAGAGAAAAGAGGTTATACATTTCTTAATTCTAGAGAATCCACTCCTGTCTTTAACTGAGATCATACTTTGAACACAACCAGATTGTAAAGTAATGTAAATTCCAAAATATCAGACAATCCCAGAAGAAGCTCAAGGGGGTCGGGGTGTAACAATTCGATTAATGGAAAATCAAATATGACACCATAGTTTCGATTTTCGACAACCATATCACTATTTCAATTCGATATTTAAATACATATTCAAATTATTCCCACATAGCAAATATGTAATTCTGACTCCAACTTGAAAAGTTTTGAGCACTGAAATAAGGCAAAACGTGATTGGTTGATGCTGGGCTAACTATCCAAAGAGAATTGTTGGAAGTAGATATTGCCAAGCTGACTGTgacagttaaatgaaatctcatgTTTTCACATGTACGAAGAATCGAACTGAAAATAATCCAATAACAGTCCAATCTCGAAAATCAAATAGAATCTAGGTCTGGGTATTGTTGCAAGCCTACAAGGGGGACAACTCCGGCCCAGTTTATGttatcagtgagtgagcgagtttagctttacgccacactcaacaatattccagctataaataAATAGCTgtatataattgagtctggaccagacaatccagtgatcaacagcaggagcatagatctgtgcaaatgggtactgatgacatgtgccaaacaagtcagcgagtctgaccacctgctcccttcagtcgcctcttatgccaagcatagtcaccttttaaggcaagcatgggttgctgaaggcctattctactccagaccttcatgggtcctttGTAATATCATGACAAATATGCAAACAGGAATGATGTCTTTattatgtaaacaaagaaaaatagcATCTGAAACAATTACCTTTGCAAAGCTTTAAATACAATCTGAAAGGCACTTCCTAGAAAGTTACATCTCAAGCATCTGTTAAAAAATATACCATTCTGTTTACatataacagcaaatcttaacAAATAACAATTTCATACAAGCATGCTTGTACTGCAGTCTGAATGTCAGTTGGCTGTTACATAGGAAACCatgtaaaaaaaatgtaaaaagaaaCCATTTTCAGAGTATTTACATCCTCACTTGACTGTCCACTGGCGTCATGCGGACGTACTGCTTCCCGGAAGGAAGTTCTACTACTGTCATGTCGGGAAACATTTTCTTAGCCTCATCATTGGAAAGGGATGGAACAACCATACATTTATCTCCAGCCTGCAACAAACAGCAAGGGAGCATGACATGGCTGCTCAATTATTTTgcttggtttggttgttgttaaacactgcattcatcaatattccagtgatttgacgacggtctgtaaataatctagtctggaccagacaatccagagatgaATGGCATGAGTACTGGTCTATTCAATTATGATACAAtgatgtgtcgaccaagtcagcgagtctgaccacccgatctcgtcagTTGCCTTTgatgataagcatgggttactgaagatcaattctaacccggatattcatgGGCTGGTAACATAATTAAATATGGTTAATGCATCATTAATGGGCAACTTCATAAGATTCAATAACATactcaataaataaataaataaataaataacaaataataaacaataacaaataataataaataacatacTAAATAAATCTAAATTCACTCTCATAAGAGTGAATTTAGATTgacgccacttttaacaatattttagcaaAATCGTGGAGACACCAGTAATTGGCTCACACATTCttatcatgtggggaatcaaacctaggtctttggcgtgatgactAATGCTTTTAACCACTACTTCACCTAATcctaaacaagagtcatcagaataTCCCCCCCCGGCACACACATATTTataaggacaaatcatctgacagttactgaatgtttttttacactaagtttgaattgtatccatggaaatcatgaaaaatataaatgccaaatatctgtaaacagcaaaaggcaccactttggtctgtctcatatatctaccaagatgtgttgaaagatatgaattgcttttcgagttgtgctctggaaacgaagcccatccatccattttgagactactagtctgaattgtttccatggaaaccaggagaACTGAAActgccaaaactttgtaaatagcagaAGGCACATGCCGGGGAGATAAAAATGTGAGCAGGTCTCACTAATACCCCTGACCATGATTCCTATCTTTAGGCAAAGAACATTTAATAATGCATACGGTTAGGACACCAGGACAAGAGATTCCAGGAAATTTGTTATGAAGAAGTCAAAGTTTCATGAAGTTCAGAGAAGTTGTCTTACTTTCCAGTCGACCGGGGTGGCAACTTTCTTTGTGGCTGTCAGCTGGAGAGAATCAATCACTCTCAGGATTTCACTGAAATTAGAACAATAACGTACaatagggagtgagtgagttgagttttacgccgtactcagcaatattccagctatatggcggaggtctgtaaataatcgagtctggaccagacaatccagtgatcaacaacatgagcatcgatctgcgcaattgggaaccgatgacatgtgtcaaccaagtcagcgagcctgaccacccgatcccgttagtcgcctcttacgacaagctgagtcgccttctatggcaagcatgggttgctgaaggcctattctaccccgggaccttcacgggtcaataaCGTACAATAAGTGCAACTAGAACAAACATCATATCCTAACTGCAACCAGAAAAAAGGACAAACATCACACAATTTACACCATCAGAGAGTTATAGGCATTTACCAATTTACTGAAATCTAATGCACAGGACGTATCAAAGCTTGGATCATAACTGTAGTCAATGTGGGATTAGAATCCATGATTAGCAGATCCTTGCAAAGTGCCCTGAAATAAAGTAATACAGCCCTCTGAGCCTCTCTATAGCTGACAAGATGACAATGAGATTATAAAGAGCTAGGAGAGAGATTCTATGACACTAGTAGGATCTGGTTTTAAGTTTACAGATTGGTTTTGACTTAATTGCTTGAAAATACAAGTCAAAATGACTGACGTCCCTGTTTGACTTCCCCCCTTTGGATCAACATTAGTTGATATATTCCAGCCATACAGACAACCTTAAAGAAGAATACCAAAATAGACAACTCACTTGAAGTTCCTGCCAGTTGTAGCAGGGTAGAGGAATGACAGCTTCAGTTTCTTGTCTGGTCCAATAATAAAAACCTGAGAAACAAGTTTAATCATAATAAGTtaagttcagtgagtgagtgagtgagtgagtttagttttacgccgcactcagcaagattccagctatattgcggcggtctgtaaataatccagtctggaccagacaatccagtgaccaacaacatgagcaacaatctgcgcacttggggaaccgatgacatgtgtcaaccaagtcagcaaggcttaccacccgatcccgttagtcgcctcttacgacaagcatagtcacagttAAGTTCAGTATGTACCAGATGCTTGTAGGTGGATACTGTAGAGTCCTCAGGTAGATGGATACTGTAGATACCCCAGGTGGATGGATACTGTAGACCCCTGGGTAGATGGATACTGTAGACCCCTAGGTAGATGGATCCTGTAGACCCCTGGGTAGATGGATACTGTAGATCCCTGGGTAGATATATACTGTAGACCCCTGTGTAGATGGATACTGTAGATACCCCAGGTGGATGGATACGGAAGACCCCTGGGTAGATGGATACTGCAGACCCTGGATAGATGAATACTGTAGATAACCCAAGTGGATGGATACTGTAGACCCCTGGGTGGATGGATATTGTAGATACACCAGGTGGATGGATACTGTAGACCCCTGGGAAGATGGATCCTGTAGACCCCTAGGTAGATGGATCCTGTAGACCCCTGGGTAAATGGATACTGTAGATCCCTGGGTAGATATATACTGTAGACCCCTGTGTAGATGGATACTGTACAGCCCCCAGATTGATGGACACTGTAGACCCCTAGGTAGATGGATCCTGTAGATACCCCAAGTGGATGGATACTGTAGAGCCCTGGGTAGATGGATACCGTAGATCCCCCAGGTGGATGGATACTGTAgtgcccccaggtagatggatACTATAGATATGCCCCATGTGGATGGATACTGGAGATCCACCAGGTAGATGGATACTAGAGAACCCCCTGGCAGAGGGATACTATAGACACCCGCATTGATAGATACAGTTGAGCCCCCAGGTAAATGGATACTGTTGAGCCATCAGGTATATCGATACTCTAGATACCCCAGTTTGATGAATACTGTAGAACCCCAGGTAGATGGATACTGTTCAGCCCCCAGGTATATGGATACTGTAGAACCCCAGGTATATGGATACTGTAGAACCCCAGGTAGATGGATACTGTAGAACCCCAGGTAGATGGATACTGTAGAACCCCAGGTAGATGGATACTGTAGAACCCCAGGTAGATGGATACTGTAGAACCCCAGGTAGATGGATACTGTAGAACCCCAGGCAGATGGACACTAGAGAAAGCCCAGGTAGATGGATATTGTAGACAGCCAAGGTAGGTGGATGGTAGAGAGCCCAATGTAGAAAGATATTGTAGATCTCAATAGACAGAAAGATACACTGATACATAATGATATTGTATCGTGCAATGGGAGATAAATGAATACTCCCCTCCCAATTCCTGATGTAGCTACTCACTGCTCTGCAGGTAAGGGGCATCCCAGCAGAATCTTTCTCGTCAGGGTCCACCATACCCAACTTGACTGCAAGAGATCGGTCCTTGTCTGAGATGATAGGGTAGGGGAAATCCTTTGTCTCTTTCACGTAGGCAAGCACATCCTTGGGAGGAAAAGCCATGACATCATgagtaagtgagcgagtttagtttatgcggcactcagcaatattccatctagaCATCAGCAGTCTGTAcacaatcaagtctgggccagacaattcagtgatcaacagcaacagcatcaTTGGGAGCACATGACATGTGGCATCTAAGTCAGAGaacctgactacccaatcctaTTGGTTGTCTCTTATGAccagcatgtgttactgaagatcaatattcaagtctggaatAGTTTTTAGTAACACTGCAATAGTTTTCGTccccttgaattgtctcattgtCACTACACAAATGAATGTATGGTTTGTATGAAACAAAAAAAGCTGAGCAGTTTCAGTCTCTTTCAATAAGAAACAAGAAACTTGAATCCCAGATCAAGTTTGTTTAAGACGCTACAGGGGACAATAattctaaatcaaagtgaacaaaTCTGGTATTTCCTATATTTTGATGCTGTATTTTCTGTTTATCAGTAGAAGTTAATTACTGAACTATTGATGGTCACACATTAGTTTTCCATTTCTACCATTGACAAATAATTTGCTTCAGAGACTGCAATCCATCAATAGTCTGATGCATTGTTACAACCCAACTATTCAACAATATGCTCTACAATCTATTAATACACATCACAATCATACAGAATACATTGTACAATTTTAAACTAAGGATTATACTTGTTAAACACTGCATGCAGCAGTATTGCAGCCTTATGAcagcggtctttaaataattaagcctggaccagacagttaagtgatcaacagaatgaataTCAATCTGTTGGGataaaatgacatgtgtcaaccaagtcagcaaacctgaccacccaatcccattagttgcctcttacaacaagtatgggttggtgatgaccaattctaacctgcagCTTCAGTCTAAAGGATGATACAGTGTTGAACTGTGGCTTTTCAGTGTCGCTGAAGTGTTGCTATCTTACCTTTGACCATCCTTTGTGGCTTTCAACATCATCACAGGAGAGTGCAATCAACTTAACACCTCGCTTTTGAAACTCTGGAACAAGCTGTACAACTCGGCCAAGCTCGGTGGTGCACACAGGAGTGTAGTCCGCAGGATGGGAGAACAGGATGGCCCAGCTgaagaacacaaaacaacacatatCCTGAGAAACAGGATACAAAAACTGGGTTTTatctcaacacacaaacacgggGGTTGCAAGGACCCCTAATTATTAGCAGTATCAAAGCaagggactccagaaatgggcttcacacattgtacccatatggagaatcgaaccatgTGTTGGTCATGATGATAATATAATTTACTAACTGTGCATTTTTTTACAGACACAAGACATCAGTCTAATTCTATACAAAAGCAAATGACTTTGTCACCACCAAGGTCACTGGGTCACGAAATAAAGACGATACTGTATGTCACACATACCAAGTCACGGCTCTTGCACAAAACCTCCTCAGTGAGGAGAAAGAATCTCAGCTTCACTCATGAGAGAGCACACAAAACCCATACAGTCATGCAGAACTACAATATTGTGATAAATATGCTGACTCATGGATGGATGTTTAGTCTTGAGAACTGACTCGTCTGAATCATCTCAAATATTGTTACCAGGTGGGATgtgttcatgagtgagtgagtgagtttagttttacgccgcactcagcaatattccagctacatagtggtggtctgtaaataatcgagtctggaccagacaacccagtgatcaacaacattagcatccatctccacaattgggaaccggtgacatgtgtcgaccaagtcagcgagcctgaccacctgatcctgttagtcgcctgttacaataagcacagtcgccttttatggcaagcatggactgctgaaagcctattctacctcggccCTTCACAGGTCAGTATGTGTTCAGAGCTGTTCAGAAACAACTGATCATACTGCATCTTGCACAACATCTATTTGGTTTCACCAAAGCTGACAATTAATCAGAAATCACAAAAAAGACTGTCCTCAAAAAAAAAGCtaaataacataaataacaGTGCATGTTAAAATGGTATTACTGGGGAGGTGGGGGGAAGGACACCTCAACTGAACCGTGAAGAATcatatcttcagcaaccatgatGCTTACTGTGAAAAGCGACtaatgaatgtgagtgagtttagttttttccccacactcaacaatattccagctatatggcagcggtcagaaaaaacattgaatctgcaccagacaatccagagatcaacagcaggaTCATTGATATATGCAACTCAGGGGTATAATGACATgtctgtcaaccaaatcagcgagtctgaccaccgatcCAGTTCAGGCGGCAAATGTGTTCTCAAGTTCACTGACTTAGCTGATGCATGTGATTGTATCCCATCTGCATAAATTGATGCTGATTACTGGATTGGCTGAttcaggcttgattatttactgattgcCATCGTATTCTCGGGCAAATGTGACTGTACTGGTAAACAAACGACGACTAAAATTTCAGCTTTTAGCACCGCCAATCATTTATCTAAATCTCCTGTATCCATTCTGATAAAACATTACTGAGACAgatgaacaaacaaaaatacatctaAAGTAATTTCTATGAAGTAATTACATCTTTCCACTTTTGGAGTTGGACAAAACACTTGCTAACACCTTGATACACTCCAATCTGTAGCGGTACACATCAGAAAATTGCCAGCTTTCATCCTCGAAAAATACTAACAAGGCCATGTTTAGATAACAAAATCAACCAAGCAAATCTCCCTCATGTGGTTCAGTACCATTACTAAGTGAAAGACTGTGACCTATACATACATGTGGAAGATCTATTCAAGCGTACGTACGTGGTCTCAGGTTCCCCAGAGCAATTCCCACTGAATTTGACTTTGGTAAGAAGACAGTTGAGGTCAGGTTAACCCCCTGAATGTCACAGGGACATACAGTCATGTCCTTCATTTTAAACCCTCACTTTCAAGTTCAATAAAATTTTAGATATATCATGCACACAAATATAcctcacagttttgaattctgcagGGAAtttcctgtttcttgataccatctacCATCATCTTTAAGACAAAGCTAGAGTACTTAAAattacctttcaaaataggcttcatcgtaaatgttgCCATTTCTGACACAATACAAAATCGGGAATCACAGCGGTTTTTGCTGcaagttttgaaatgtgaaaactgGATAATTACTGGATgtgttgaatttcaaaaataacatGGGCACTTATATTGGTTTATCATGAAACCACTAAAGATAAGCCTAAAAAATTGCCGATGAGCCCAGAATTGGTtgggatgtttttgaaaatacacatgcataaATGCAGAAGTGCACTTTACGCCATTATAGAGTATCATAGCAAAATATAGGAAATTAAGAACAGACACAATGCAATGATTCGATAATTAAAAAGGAATTGTCAAACTTTCCGTGTGGCGTGACGCCATGTCAGATGCAAAATGACACAGAATGACAACGGTAATTATCAGCTTTTCTGGCTTCTTCTCTTACTTACAAtgaaaaagataaaaatatACAACAATACACAGGTAGTCAGaatcattctgattacttacatcttgtatttatgtacaaaagataaCTGAATCAAGGGAAGAGGCATCACAAAACCTTCTGTACTCTGTCAGAGAAGCCGCCATTTAATAAAAAATCAGTCAGGCGTAGTGTAATATCATGCGCGatcattgttgcacatattactAGGCAATTTCTCTGATCTGAAGGTCGGTTGAAAAAGAGTAAATACAATTGTCCTATCATTTCTATTACACTTTAACTATTATGACATATATTTTGCCCATTGTTCAGATATAGACCAAACAACTATCAATATTGCTTGGCCAGATGTGCGGTtgtcagaaacattttatgGTTCATTATCATTGCAATATCAATTCAAatctgattaaaatatattgtgATGACAGGTTAtcaaactcaaacaatatttacatataaatgaaaattgtataaaAATGTATAAGCCAGGGCCATTATTCACGAAACATCCGTAACTTTAAGAATTCTTTTTTACCTTgattgtagccaatgtgttaagaatgggattaagaagtttgtagggctacgaacatttcgagaatagctgatctggctagctattctcaaaacgttcatAGCCCTATCAACTTCTTAAgctcattcttaacacactgacaacaatcaaaGTTATGAATTCAGAGGGCTAcgaacattttgagaataagggcTCTGGGCAAGTCTTAATTCTGACAAACCATACATTCATATTACAATAGCCCCATACAAAAAAAGCGATCTTTTTGCACCTTTCTCTGTATACTTATGAAGACAAATAgttacataatcataaacatgGAATATTTATATCCTTAATTAATATTCAGGTGCTGTGAAACAAAatttttcatttacgctaaattgatgcccaACAGGTGCGTATGTTGCTCACAGTAAGATACCTAGTCTTATTGTTATGATGTCTTTTagcagcatttagaagttgttatttgtcttattgttgatatattcaggacactatgtcaacatgttcaatggttaaatcatttattttatgttttgttaaaaGAGTGTTGAATTTTTACATAGAAACCGGACCTTTTAAACAATTAATGGAAATTAGGTGAGATATAAACCAATCAGTAATCCAATGTTGCCTTTTCCCGAtgtcaaaaaatgcacaaaacatgccatgatgtCAAATAAAATGTTGCATAACTTTCAGTAATTCCATTTCCTTTGAAGATGTGGCTGTTATTCccttaataatgatgcaaaattagtcaaaatacatctacacaaacaggagaatatgggaaccATACAAACTGCTATTACATGCTTTCTCATGGAGTACATTGACCAAAAGGTGTCCGCTCACATTGggaaactttgtattggaatagtttggttcactgtgaacaaaacatgtaGAAAAATATGTAAGAAATATACAATACATAAGAAGAATAAGTGTCCGTATCCATGACCTattgataagtgagtgagtgagcgagtttagttttatgccgcattcagcaatattccagctgtatggcggcggtctgtaaataatcaattctggaccagacaatccagtgatcaataacatgagcattgatctacgcaattgggaaccgatgacgtgtcaaccaagtcggcgagcctgactacccgatcccgttagtcgcctcttacgacaagccttttatggcaagcatgggttgctgaaggcctattctaccctgggatcTCCCTATAATATAAGCACAGCAGAGTTATGCCACCTTATCTATACACATGTATGATCTCCCTTTTGGCGTTTGTTGTCATGGAAGAAAattcatttttgacatttattgtggGTCATTTTTAATGTTGAGCATATTACATTATGTATTAGTATGTGAATTCATTTTATACACACTTATGTCATTCAGACAtcaggctgtattttcttcactcACACAAATTGAAAAAATAGTAGCACAGTCCTTGTATCGGTGCACAGTCAAAAGCGGAGAAATCAATAGTTTTTAGTACGTAACAAAATCTTGATCAACATTTAGCAgagtctatttctcaaaccacTGAGGTAGTCACAAATATATTAGGAAATTTaacattctacatttctgtatagtTTTATAGCCGTatgcagatccaggaccacaagagcgcaattctcgcacaatgTTCACTTTTGAAACCTTATGAAAATTTGCATCTGAAAGAAAACTCGGGATCAAGGGGGTTAACGTTGTTGGCTGTTATAACAATTGTTCAGCCAGGAACATTGGAGGTGTATATTTCCTGCTGTGTCATGCTGGTTCCACTGATGTCAGTGCAAGGTGTTGCTTACAGGTAGACATGAGCGAGACATGAAGGATCTTTGTTTCACATTATCTCTCTCACATACACTTTCTCTTTCACACACtatttctctctttctctctcattctctcacAGTATCTGTCACACCATCTCACACTTAATgctacactcaacaatattctagctatatggtggcagtctgtaaataatcgagtcaatcAACatcctgagcatcgatctacataattGGAACAAGATGTGTCAAttaagtcagagagtctgacatccgatcctgttagttgcctcttacgacaagcatgggttactgaagatcagttctaatccagaACTTCATGGGTCCACAGAATTGCTACTTACATGGTTAGAATTCACTTGTCCCTAACAA includes:
- the LOC137273560 gene encoding peroxiredoxin-6-like, which gives rise to MVNLGDVFPNFQVDSTAGRIDFHEWLGNSWAILFSHPADYTPVCTTELGRVVQLVPEFQKRGVKLIALSCDDVESHKGWSKDVLAYVKETKDFPYPIISDKDRSLAVKLGMVDPDEKDSAGMPLTCRAVFIIGPDKKLKLSFLYPATTGRNFNEILRVIDSLQLTATKKVATPVDWKAGDKCMVVPSLSNDEAKKMFPDMTVVELPSGKQYVRMTPVDSQVRM